The Terracoccus luteus genome includes a region encoding these proteins:
- the hrcA gene encoding heat-inducible transcriptional repressor HrcA, which translates to MSDDRKLMVLRAIVQDYVQTSEPVGSRALVERHHLGVSAATVRNDMAQLEEEGLIHAPHTSAGRVPTDAGYRLFVDRLSAVKPLTLGERRAISQFLEGAVDLDDVVDRTVRLLAGLTRQVAVVQYPSLTRSIVRHIELVPLGASHVMIVLIVNTGRVEQRVVELGPVLAGDEGEGLVALIRGELNETAAGLPFTVAAARLSELAEGVGDDPEAQGADGRGPDAGSDPHAAALRTVVSSLCDALAEEREERVVLAGQSNLAKSGGDFTRSIGPILEALEEHVVLLRLLGQLSDDPDLVSVRIGAENPVSGLQSTSLVSVGYGSGAERVASLGVLGPTRMDYPTTMASVRAVARYVSQILDDNPAP; encoded by the coding sequence GTGAGCGACGACCGCAAGCTGATGGTCCTGCGCGCCATCGTGCAGGACTACGTCCAGACCTCGGAGCCGGTCGGCAGCCGCGCGCTCGTCGAGCGCCACCACCTCGGGGTCAGCGCCGCAACCGTGCGCAACGACATGGCGCAGCTCGAGGAGGAGGGGCTCATCCACGCCCCGCACACCTCGGCCGGCCGCGTCCCGACCGACGCCGGCTACCGCCTCTTCGTCGACCGCCTGAGTGCGGTCAAGCCCCTCACCCTCGGAGAGCGACGGGCGATCAGCCAGTTCCTCGAGGGCGCCGTCGACCTCGATGACGTCGTCGACCGCACCGTGCGTCTCCTCGCGGGGCTGACCCGTCAGGTCGCCGTCGTGCAGTACCCGTCGCTGACCCGCTCGATCGTGCGCCACATCGAGCTCGTGCCGCTCGGCGCGAGCCACGTCATGATCGTGCTCATCGTCAACACCGGCCGGGTCGAGCAGCGCGTCGTCGAGCTCGGTCCCGTCCTCGCGGGCGACGAGGGCGAGGGCCTCGTGGCGCTCATCCGCGGCGAGCTCAACGAGACCGCCGCGGGGCTCCCGTTCACCGTCGCCGCAGCGCGCCTGAGCGAGCTCGCCGAGGGCGTCGGCGACGACCCCGAGGCGCAGGGCGCCGACGGACGGGGGCCGGATGCCGGGTCCGACCCGCACGCGGCCGCCCTCCGCACCGTCGTGTCGAGCCTGTGCGACGCCCTCGCCGAGGAGCGCGAGGAGCGGGTCGTGCTCGCCGGCCAGTCGAACCTCGCCAAGTCCGGTGGCGACTTCACCCGCAGCATCGGGCCCATCCTCGAGGCGCTGGAGGAGCACGTCGTGCTGCTGCGCCTGCTCGGGCAGCTGAGCGACGACCCCGACCTCGTCTCGGTCCGCATCGGGGCCGAGAACCCGGTGAGCGGGCTGCAGTCGACCTCGCTCGTCTCCGTGGGGTACGGCTCCGGTGCCGAACGCGTCGCCAGCCTGGGCGTGCTCGGCCCCACCCGGATGGACTACCCGACGACGATGGCCTCGGTGCGCGCCGTCGCCCGGTACGTCTCGCAGATCCTCGACGACAACCCCGCCCCGTGA
- a CDS encoding CHAP domain-containing protein: protein MLATVVVAAALGPVAATSATADDSPTRTATSTTGSTSKSGTTGPKGSTSTTSAPSPAVPGETPRDVQGPPPARAVDPAPAPAAASDDGRSASGANRLSAAREWIVLCTGFSGCNAAGRGNAGYESVYRQSFWSQYSGHNCTNYVAYRLIRNGMSATRPAGAKGYARDWGVNMASQTNDTPAVGSVAWWDTSFSSSGHVAYVEQVISNDQVIISEDNWGGDFRWRTVSRDGGRWPQGFIHLKDVAAGAPAPVATYKPVVTSRLLDTRTANGVSTRTPVGAGGEVSVQVAGRGGLPTTGVGSALINISVVSPSASGYVTTYPSGYSRPTARSVSYPYGTSTSSSFVSRVGSDGRIRLYTSAGAHLTVDVVGWYPNGSSLSTIVPKRLLDTRNGTNVTKGRLPDRGRVDVQVAGTSGVPSTGVASVVLGVSAENTSRGGWLTAWPAGSSRPVTTHVFAEPGRASTSTVVTRVGSTGKVSIDTEASTDLMVDVLGWFPTGADYAAVTPSRLLDTRTGVGGYSGRVPAGGVVKFQAAGRGGVPSSGVKAVSVTVTTLASTAGGALTVYPSTWSRPGVGNVLFAGGRTVVNAAVLPVASDGTIAVWSSVPSYVVVDIQGWVRS from the coding sequence ATGCTCGCCACGGTCGTCGTGGCCGCGGCGCTCGGACCCGTCGCCGCGACCTCGGCGACCGCCGACGACAGCCCGACCCGCACCGCCACGAGCACGACCGGCAGCACGAGCAAGAGCGGCACCACCGGCCCGAAGGGCTCGACGAGCACGACGTCGGCGCCGTCGCCCGCGGTGCCCGGCGAGACCCCCCGCGACGTCCAGGGCCCCCCGCCCGCCCGGGCCGTCGACCCCGCCCCCGCCCCGGCCGCCGCCTCCGACGACGGCCGGTCCGCCTCGGGCGCCAACCGCCTCAGCGCCGCCCGCGAGTGGATCGTGCTCTGCACCGGCTTCTCCGGCTGCAACGCCGCCGGCCGCGGCAACGCCGGCTACGAGTCGGTCTACCGGCAGAGCTTCTGGTCGCAGTACAGCGGCCACAACTGCACGAACTACGTCGCCTACCGCCTCATCCGCAACGGCATGTCGGCGACGCGTCCGGCGGGCGCCAAGGGCTACGCCCGCGACTGGGGCGTCAACATGGCGAGCCAGACGAACGACACCCCGGCCGTGGGTTCCGTGGCCTGGTGGGACACGAGCTTCTCGTCGAGCGGTCACGTCGCCTACGTCGAGCAGGTCATCAGCAACGACCAGGTCATCATCTCCGAGGACAACTGGGGCGGTGACTTCCGTTGGCGCACCGTCAGCCGCGACGGTGGGCGCTGGCCGCAGGGCTTCATCCACCTCAAGGACGTCGCCGCCGGCGCGCCCGCCCCGGTGGCCACGTACAAGCCCGTCGTGACCTCACGCCTGCTCGACACGCGCACCGCCAACGGCGTGAGCACCCGCACCCCGGTCGGCGCCGGCGGCGAGGTCTCGGTCCAGGTCGCCGGGCGCGGTGGCCTGCCGACCACCGGCGTCGGCTCGGCCCTCATCAACATCTCCGTCGTCAGCCCCAGCGCCTCGGGCTACGTGACCACCTACCCGTCGGGCTACAGCCGGCCGACGGCGCGCAGCGTCAGCTACCCCTACGGCACGAGCACGAGCTCGTCCTTCGTGTCCCGGGTGGGCTCGGATGGTCGGATCCGGCTCTACACCTCGGCCGGCGCCCACCTCACCGTCGACGTGGTCGGCTGGTACCCCAACGGCTCGTCGCTGTCGACGATCGTGCCGAAGCGTCTGCTCGACACCCGGAACGGCACGAACGTGACCAAGGGCCGCCTGCCCGACCGCGGGCGCGTCGACGTCCAGGTAGCCGGCACGTCCGGCGTCCCGAGCACGGGCGTGGCGTCCGTCGTGCTCGGCGTCTCGGCCGAGAACACGTCCCGCGGTGGGTGGCTGACGGCCTGGCCGGCGGGCAGCTCGCGACCGGTCACGACCCACGTCTTCGCCGAGCCCGGGCGCGCGAGCACGTCCACCGTCGTCACCCGGGTCGGCTCGACCGGCAAGGTGTCCATCGACACCGAGGCCAGCACCGACCTCATGGTCGACGTCCTGGGGTGGTTCCCGACCGGGGCCGACTACGCCGCCGTCACCCCGAGCCGTCTGCTCGACACGCGGACCGGCGTCGGCGGCTACTCGGGACGGGTGCCCGCGGGCGGCGTCGTCAAGTTCCAGGCGGCCGGGCGCGGTGGCGTCCCGTCGTCGGGGGTCAAGGCCGTGTCGGTCACCGTCACCACCCTCGCCTCGACGGCAGGCGGCGCCCTGACCGTCTACCCAAGCACGTGGTCGCGCCCCGGGGTCGGCAACGTGCTCTTCGCCGGCGGTCGCACGGTCGTCAACGCAGCGGTCCTCCCGGTCGCCTCCGACGGCACCATCGCGGTCTGGAGCTCGGTCCCGTCCTACGTGGTCGTCGATATCCAGGGCTGGGTCCGCTCCTAG
- a CDS encoding aldehyde dehydrogenase family protein: MSATTRPLGHDTGATATQGDSSGRHPVGSAGDASSAPTPPVTPTEAVRRARAVFASGVTRPVDWRLARLAELRRLLTEQEDVLCAALHDDLRKSRTEAMVTEVGFLVREVDHTRRHLAGWLRPRRVPVPLTLGGGRASVVPEPLGVVTVIAPWNYPVQLCLSPVLGALAAGNTVVLKPSELAPATSRALATLLPRYVGEGAVQVVEGGVAETTELLSRRVDHVFYTGNGTVGRVVLEAAARHLTPVTLELGGKSPAYVDPSADLAVTARRLVWGKFTNAGQTCIAPDYVLATPAVLDRLTPLLARAVEDFFGDDPRRSDDFGRIVSDRHVQRLAGLLEGQRCVTGGGVDAAERYVAPTVLADVDPASAVMAEEIFGPVLPLVAVPDLDAAIAFVVERDKPLALYVFADDPLVERRFERETSSGALAVNMPLAHVAVPDLPFGGVGASGTGSYHGRASVELFSHHKPVLRQRTRPDTAALLYPPSRSLRARLASRLMGLGR, encoded by the coding sequence ATGAGCGCGACGACGAGGCCTCTCGGTCACGACACGGGAGCGACTGCGACACAGGGTGACTCGAGCGGGCGGCATCCGGTGGGGTCGGCCGGTGACGCCAGCTCGGCACCCACCCCGCCGGTCACGCCGACGGAGGCCGTGAGGCGGGCCCGGGCCGTCTTCGCCTCCGGCGTGACCAGGCCCGTCGACTGGCGCCTGGCGCGGCTGGCCGAGCTGCGGCGACTGCTCACCGAGCAGGAGGACGTGCTGTGCGCCGCGCTGCACGACGACCTGCGCAAGAGCCGCACGGAGGCCATGGTCACCGAGGTCGGCTTCCTCGTGCGGGAGGTCGACCACACCCGACGGCACCTCGCCGGGTGGCTGCGTCCGAGGCGGGTGCCCGTGCCGCTCACGCTGGGGGGAGGGCGCGCCTCGGTCGTGCCGGAACCCCTCGGCGTCGTCACCGTCATCGCACCCTGGAACTACCCCGTGCAGCTGTGCCTCAGCCCCGTGCTGGGCGCGCTGGCGGCCGGCAACACCGTCGTGCTCAAGCCGAGCGAGCTGGCGCCGGCGACGTCGCGCGCGCTCGCCACGCTGCTGCCCCGCTACGTGGGCGAGGGGGCGGTGCAGGTCGTCGAGGGCGGGGTCGCCGAGACGACCGAGCTGCTGTCGCGACGCGTCGACCACGTCTTCTACACCGGCAACGGCACCGTGGGCCGGGTCGTGCTCGAGGCCGCGGCCCGCCACCTCACCCCCGTGACCCTCGAGCTGGGGGGCAAGTCGCCGGCCTACGTCGACCCCTCGGCCGACCTCGCCGTCACGGCGAGGCGGCTCGTGTGGGGCAAGTTCACCAACGCCGGGCAGACGTGCATCGCCCCCGACTACGTCCTCGCGACGCCGGCGGTGCTCGACCGGCTGACGCCGCTGCTCGCGCGGGCCGTCGAGGACTTCTTCGGCGACGACCCCCGCCGCTCCGACGACTTCGGTCGCATCGTCAGCGACCGTCACGTGCAGCGGCTCGCCGGGCTGCTCGAGGGGCAGCGCTGCGTCACCGGGGGAGGTGTCGACGCGGCCGAGCGCTACGTCGCCCCGACCGTGCTCGCCGACGTCGACCCGGCCTCCGCCGTCATGGCCGAGGAGATCTTCGGCCCCGTCCTGCCCCTCGTCGCGGTGCCCGACCTCGACGCCGCCATCGCCTTCGTCGTCGAGCGGGACAAGCCCCTCGCGCTCTACGTCTTCGCCGACGACCCGCTCGTCGAGCGCCGGTTCGAGCGCGAGACCTCGTCGGGGGCCCTCGCCGTCAACATGCCGCTCGCGCACGTGGCGGTGCCGGACCTGCCCTTCGGCGGCGTCGGGGCCAGCGGGACGGGCAGCTACCACGGCCGAGCGTCCGTCGAGCTGTTCAGCCACCACAAGCCCGTGCTGCGCCAGCGCACCCGACCCGACACGGCGGCCCTGCTCTACCCGCCGTCGCGCAGCCTGCGGGCGCGCCTGGCCTCGCGCCTCATGGGTCTGGGTCGCTGA
- a CDS encoding 16S rRNA (uracil(1498)-N(3))-methyltransferase: MTHQLFLGEPDAVRRATAGGSLVLEGDEARHAASVVRVRPGERFYVSDGAGRRVLVEARHVERALVRGEVVQVHDEPVPAVRFVLVQALAKGDRDDQAVEAATELGVDEVVPWQAERSVVVWRPDRVERSLAKWRSVVVRATKQSRRARLPEVTAPVASAALARRVQDAALTLVLHEDAVEPLAGVPLPQSGDVLVVVGPEGGITDGEVEALTAAGARPVRLGSTILRAGSAGPAALAVLSARGRWL; this comes from the coding sequence GTGACCCACCAGCTCTTCCTCGGCGAGCCCGACGCGGTGCGCCGGGCGACGGCCGGCGGATCGCTCGTCCTCGAGGGCGACGAGGCCCGCCACGCGGCATCCGTCGTGCGCGTGCGGCCCGGCGAGCGGTTCTACGTCTCCGACGGGGCCGGCCGACGGGTGCTCGTCGAGGCCCGTCACGTCGAGCGCGCGCTGGTGCGCGGCGAGGTGGTGCAGGTGCACGACGAGCCGGTGCCCGCGGTGCGGTTCGTGCTCGTGCAGGCGCTCGCCAAGGGCGACCGCGACGACCAGGCCGTCGAGGCGGCCACCGAGCTCGGCGTCGACGAGGTCGTCCCGTGGCAGGCGGAGCGCAGCGTCGTCGTCTGGCGGCCCGACCGGGTCGAGCGCTCGCTCGCGAAGTGGCGCTCGGTCGTCGTACGGGCGACGAAGCAGTCGCGCCGGGCCAGGCTGCCCGAGGTGACGGCGCCCGTGGCGTCGGCCGCGCTCGCCCGCCGGGTGCAGGACGCCGCCCTGACGCTCGTGCTGCACGAGGATGCCGTGGAGCCGCTGGCCGGGGTGCCCCTGCCCCAGAGCGGCGACGTGCTCGTCGTCGTCGGGCCCGAGGGAGGCATCACCGACGGCGAGGTCGAGGCGCTGACCGCGGCCGGGGCCCGGCCGGTGCGGCTCGGGTCGACGATCCTGCGCGCCGGCTCGGCCGGCCCGGCAGCTCTCGCCGTGCTCAGCGCGCGAGGCCGCTGGCTCTGA
- the dnaJ gene encoding molecular chaperone DnaJ, which translates to MNDYYAVLGVSRSASQEEIKKAYRRLARRLHPDVNPGPEAEEEFKQVSQAYDVLSDPQKRQAFDMGADPFASGGGAGFGDGQGFSFSDVMDAFFGGGAAGGARGPRSRVQRGQDALVRLDIDLAKAVFGSEEELVIDTAVGCGTCGGDGAQPGTGRQTCPICKGRGEVQQVQRSLLGQVMTSRPCVNCQGYGATLTDPCHECSGDGRVRTRRSLTLKVPAGVDTGTRIQLTGQGEVGPGNGPAGDVYVEVRVANHDTYTRRGDDLHATVELPMAAAALGTSFKLSTFDGMQDLDIRAGTQTGDVMTLRGLGVTHLRSGGRGDLHVHANVLTPTRLTEEQADLLRRLAELRGEERPEGRLQPNKGLFGKLRDAFKEK; encoded by the coding sequence TTGAACGACTACTACGCCGTCCTGGGCGTCTCGCGCTCCGCGAGCCAGGAGGAGATCAAGAAGGCCTACCGCCGCCTCGCGCGCCGGCTGCACCCGGACGTCAACCCCGGCCCCGAGGCCGAGGAGGAGTTCAAGCAGGTCTCGCAGGCCTACGACGTGCTCTCCGACCCGCAGAAGCGCCAGGCGTTCGACATGGGCGCCGACCCCTTCGCCAGTGGCGGCGGCGCGGGCTTCGGCGACGGCCAGGGCTTCTCGTTCAGCGACGTCATGGACGCCTTCTTCGGCGGTGGCGCCGCCGGTGGCGCCCGTGGCCCGCGCTCGCGTGTGCAGCGCGGCCAGGACGCCCTCGTGCGCCTCGACATCGACCTCGCCAAGGCCGTGTTCGGCTCCGAGGAGGAGCTCGTCATCGACACGGCCGTCGGCTGCGGCACGTGCGGCGGCGACGGCGCGCAGCCGGGCACCGGCCGCCAGACGTGCCCCATCTGCAAGGGCCGGGGCGAGGTGCAGCAGGTGCAGCGCAGCCTGCTCGGCCAGGTCATGACCTCCCGCCCGTGCGTGAACTGCCAGGGCTACGGCGCCACCCTCACCGACCCGTGCCACGAGTGCTCGGGCGACGGCCGGGTGCGCACCCGCCGCAGCCTCACGCTCAAGGTGCCCGCGGGCGTCGACACCGGTACCCGCATCCAGCTGACCGGGCAGGGCGAGGTCGGCCCGGGCAACGGCCCCGCCGGCGACGTCTACGTCGAGGTGCGCGTCGCGAACCACGACACGTACACGCGCCGTGGCGACGACCTGCACGCCACGGTCGAGCTGCCCATGGCGGCCGCGGCGCTCGGGACGAGCTTCAAGCTCTCGACCTTCGACGGCATGCAGGACCTCGACATCCGCGCCGGCACGCAGACCGGCGACGTCATGACCCTGCGCGGGCTCGGCGTCACCCACCTGCGCAGCGGCGGTCGCGGCGACCTGCACGTGCACGCCAACGTGCTGACCCCGACCCGGCTGACCGAGGAGCAGGCCGACCTGCTGCGTCGCCTCGCCGAGCTGCGTGGTGAGGAGCGACCCGAGGGCCGGCTCCAGCCCAACAAGGGGCTCTTCGGCAAGCTGCGCGACGCCTTCAAGGAGAAGTGA
- a CDS encoding DUF3097 domain-containing protein translates to MDRYGSDVLSGDWKRPPRGRSEPTPAEPGLVVEDVETGWVGAVVRVEKAGGVHVVHLEDRRGRTKGFPLGPGFLLDGRPVALTAPRRAAEAALTRARQAGARTASGSVAVTGARARVASGSRIYVEGRHDAELVEKVWGDDLRVEGVVVELMDGVDDLAGIVADFEPGPGRRLGVLVDHLVPGTKEARIVAQAQALPGFSAHVKVLGHPYVDVWQSVRPERLGWSQWPVIPRGTSWKHGICAALGWPHDDQADIARAWKRILGTVRTYADLEPTLLASVEELIDFVTEPTA, encoded by the coding sequence ATCGACCGCTACGGATCCGACGTCCTCTCCGGCGACTGGAAGCGACCCCCGCGGGGGCGCTCCGAGCCGACCCCGGCCGAGCCCGGTCTCGTCGTCGAGGACGTCGAGACGGGATGGGTCGGGGCGGTCGTGCGGGTCGAGAAGGCCGGCGGGGTGCACGTCGTGCACCTCGAGGACCGTCGTGGTCGCACGAAGGGCTTCCCCCTCGGGCCGGGCTTCCTGCTCGACGGCCGCCCCGTCGCGCTCACCGCCCCCCGCCGGGCGGCCGAGGCGGCCCTCACCCGGGCCCGGCAGGCCGGCGCCCGCACGGCGAGCGGCTCGGTGGCGGTGACGGGCGCGCGGGCGCGGGTCGCGAGCGGCTCGCGCATCTACGTCGAGGGCCGCCACGACGCCGAGCTCGTCGAGAAGGTGTGGGGCGACGACCTGCGCGTCGAGGGCGTCGTCGTCGAGCTCATGGACGGCGTCGACGACCTCGCCGGGATCGTCGCCGACTTCGAGCCGGGTCCGGGTCGCCGCCTCGGGGTGCTCGTCGACCACCTCGTGCCGGGCACGAAGGAGGCGCGCATCGTCGCGCAGGCGCAGGCCCTGCCCGGCTTCTCGGCGCACGTCAAGGTGCTCGGTCACCCGTACGTCGACGTCTGGCAGTCGGTGCGGCCCGAGCGGCTGGGCTGGTCGCAGTGGCCGGTCATCCCCCGCGGCACCTCCTGGAAGCACGGCATCTGCGCCGCCCTCGGGTGGCCCCACGACGACCAGGCCGACATCGCGCGCGCCTGGAAGCGGATCCTCGGGACGGTGCGCACGTACGCCGACCTCGAGCCGACGCTGCTCGCGAGCGTCGAGGAGCTCATCGACTTCGTCACCGAGCCCACCGCCTGA